In Yoonia sp. R2331, the following proteins share a genomic window:
- a CDS encoding LysM peptidoglycan-binding domain-containing protein: protein MSLNYYVVRRGDELYRIMRSHYGDAKFFANQASLTANLQANNPQIADIDLIFPGQVIMLPDTPAHAAEMTCVAPDLAVASGALAKTIAETDGVTQSIMEQLSADKLFKASGMGFLDGVTKIGESAADDIRKVGLSYYQMQAKTITRGQYDYRRKVALKRADAKLGIMRPLLTPGKTGRQAIRIDRLAEVRTHKINKEIMNLDRAVKLAKNGAIVLKVADIVDTGTKIHNASDNKERTVILLDNVGTNVGAAIGSGLVTLALVGTPVGWGVIAAVAIGGVVGSIGGDLLMDAIQEETLYDAQGRRINTKLDRFWKNFYD, encoded by the coding sequence ATGTCTCTGAACTATTACGTCGTCCGTCGTGGCGACGAACTCTACCGCATCATGCGCAGCCACTATGGCGACGCCAAATTCTTCGCAAATCAGGCCAGTCTCACAGCAAACCTTCAGGCCAATAATCCGCAGATCGCCGACATCGACCTGATCTTTCCCGGTCAGGTCATCATGCTGCCTGATACCCCCGCTCATGCTGCTGAAATGACCTGTGTCGCCCCTGATCTGGCAGTGGCCTCCGGTGCGCTGGCAAAGACCATTGCGGAAACGGACGGCGTGACCCAATCCATCATGGAACAGCTCTCGGCAGACAAACTGTTCAAAGCCTCTGGCATGGGCTTTCTCGATGGCGTTACCAAGATCGGCGAATCCGCCGCTGACGACATCCGCAAGGTCGGCCTCAGTTACTATCAGATGCAGGCCAAGACCATCACCCGCGGCCAATACGACTACCGCCGCAAGGTTGCGCTGAAACGCGCCGATGCAAAACTGGGCATCATGCGCCCCTTGCTGACACCGGGCAAGACAGGGCGGCAAGCCATCCGCATTGACCGCCTGGCAGAGGTGCGGACCCACAAGATCAACAAAGAGATCATGAACCTCGACCGCGCCGTCAAACTCGCCAAAAACGGCGCAATTGTCCTTAAAGTCGCTGACATCGTTGATACCGGCACCAAGATCCACAACGCCTCCGACAACAAAGAGCGCACCGTGATCCTTCTGGATAACGTCGGCACCAATGTCGGGGCCGCAATCGGATCAGGCCTCGTCACACTGGCACTTGTCGGCACCCCTGTTGGCTGGGGCGTGATCGCGGCGGTTGCCATCGGCGGCGTGGTCGGGTCCATCGGCGGTGACCTGCTGATGGACGCCATACAGGAAGAAACGCTCTATGACGCGCAAGGCCGCCGCATCAACACCAAGCTCGACCGCTTCTGGAAGAACTTCTACGACTGA
- a CDS encoding peptidoglycan DD-metalloendopeptidase family protein: MIEVDPAFQKSQARAKRRRAQRRIQRIAAGAGGVVLVLVLGFGIFWLFSGGDDAPEMADDLAPEEGQFVQVETEEVAAPPVRAATPFVDIAGDPMILRFETGAAQDSLSLSGPMTLDARRVGSPSPTRLSLVREPLIVQERQLITALPSSREDFAFFQAQRSASLNAPALPAAEVATPQDELDVVVVAADSDDSWGTALGEDDAAPASYVETRIENTTSVSFVRPEALRKPLYEDIVVRMITTRSIADVMATNGFATEAAETWAGQIATVIPEAAEMAPGSIVAIRARREGEALTPLQISLYGPQGYINSTARRGALGFEVAADPWVDVDLYALSSPAANIAAPQQDYRLLDAVYSAVIRKGVPTTLVGEMIVMMSQAYDLDAFAAPGDEVTVLYAPAPGPGGSGPGQILFAGITGPSGEMPCYVSADDDGKFSCFSNTGRAGAASQGGFTTPVQGTLTSKFGPRHHPILKTVRLHGGVDWAAPTGTPIVAALAGTLKVVGDGGGYGNVIYIDHPGGLQSRYAHMSRFGEGMRPGRQVQQGEVIGYVGTTGRSTGPHLHFEFRQNGTPVDPFTVNVQGGSVVASGGAASGAVEALVNQIIKVESAGNANAKNPLSTATGLGQFIESTWLRMMRDYRPDLAGTMSRADLLALRTDPTLSREMVTNLARENERFLSGRGHSITPGRLYLAHFLGPGGANTVLSRGDGETILAVMGSGVVNANPFLRNYTVADLKAWADRKMRGAGSGGGAVVSAPRPVMTAEMRAYKEVIDQLLSEAG, from the coding sequence ATGATCGAGGTCGACCCAGCCTTTCAGAAATCTCAGGCCCGGGCCAAGCGCAGACGCGCGCAGCGCCGCATCCAGCGGATTGCAGCGGGTGCTGGTGGGGTGGTGCTTGTGCTGGTCTTGGGCTTTGGCATCTTCTGGCTGTTCAGCGGCGGGGATGATGCGCCTGAAATGGCGGATGATCTGGCCCCCGAAGAGGGTCAGTTCGTGCAGGTCGAAACCGAAGAGGTGGCAGCCCCACCGGTCCGGGCGGCGACGCCATTTGTGGATATCGCGGGCGACCCGATGATCCTGCGGTTTGAAACCGGCGCTGCGCAGGACAGCCTGAGTTTGTCCGGGCCGATGACGCTGGACGCACGGCGGGTGGGCAGCCCGTCGCCGACGCGGTTGTCGCTGGTCCGCGAACCGCTGATCGTGCAGGAACGTCAGTTGATCACAGCGCTGCCGTCCAGTCGCGAGGATTTTGCGTTCTTTCAAGCGCAACGGTCTGCGTCGCTGAATGCCCCGGCATTGCCGGCGGCCGAGGTCGCCACGCCCCAGGATGAGCTGGACGTGGTGGTGGTGGCCGCCGACAGTGATGACAGTTGGGGGACCGCATTGGGCGAGGATGACGCGGCACCTGCGAGCTATGTTGAGACGCGGATCGAGAACACCACCAGCGTGTCGTTCGTTCGGCCAGAGGCACTGCGCAAACCGCTTTATGAAGACATTGTGGTTCGGATGATCACCACCCGCAGCATCGCGGACGTGATGGCAACCAATGGATTTGCAACAGAGGCGGCAGAGACATGGGCTGGACAGATTGCGACGGTCATTCCAGAGGCGGCAGAGATGGCGCCGGGGTCCATCGTGGCGATCCGCGCGCGGCGCGAGGGGGAGGCCCTGACGCCGCTGCAAATCTCGCTTTATGGGCCGCAGGGATACATAAATTCCACCGCGCGACGTGGCGCGCTGGGATTCGAGGTGGCGGCGGACCCTTGGGTGGATGTGGACCTTTATGCGCTGTCGTCGCCTGCGGCGAACATCGCGGCCCCGCAGCAGGATTATCGTTTGTTGGACGCGGTCTATAGCGCGGTTATTCGCAAGGGTGTGCCCACTACGCTGGTGGGCGAGATGATTGTGATGATGTCACAGGCCTATGATCTGGATGCCTTTGCGGCCCCTGGTGACGAGGTCACGGTGCTTTATGCGCCCGCACCGGGGCCGGGCGGCAGCGGGCCGGGGCAGATCTTGTTTGCGGGGATCACCGGACCATCGGGCGAGATGCCCTGCTATGTGAGCGCCGACGATGATGGCAAGTTCAGTTGCTTCAGCAACACCGGTCGGGCCGGGGCCGCATCGCAAGGCGGGTTCACCACGCCGGTGCAGGGCACGTTGACCAGCAAATTTGGCCCACGGCACCACCCGATCCTGAAGACTGTGCGTCTGCATGGTGGTGTTGACTGGGCAGCCCCCACGGGCACGCCGATTGTGGCAGCCCTTGCCGGGACGCTGAAGGTGGTTGGTGACGGCGGTGGATATGGCAATGTGATCTACATTGATCATCCCGGTGGGTTGCAGTCGCGCTATGCCCATATGAGCCGGTTTGGCGAGGGTATGCGCCCCGGACGGCAAGTGCAGCAGGGTGAAGTGATTGGCTATGTCGGCACGACGGGCCGGTCAACCGGCCCGCATTTGCATTTTGAGTTCCGGCAGAACGGCACGCCGGTTGATCCCTTTACTGTGAATGTGCAGGGCGGGTCGGTTGTGGCCTCTGGCGGGGCGGCCTCTGGCGCGGTGGAGGCTTTGGTCAACCAGATCATCAAGGTTGAAAGTGCGGGCAATGCCAATGCCAAGAACCCGTTGTCCACGGCAACCGGATTGGGTCAATTCATCGAAAGCACCTGGTTGCGGATGATGCGCGATTACCGCCCGGATCTGGCGGGCACGATGAGCCGGGCCGATCTTTTGGCGCTGCGCACGGATCCGACGCTCAGCCGCGAGATGGTGACCAATCTGGCGCGCGAGAATGAGCGGTTTCTGTCAGGGCGTGGGCATAGCATCACGCCGGGGCGCCTGTATCTGGCGCATTTTTTGGGGCCGGGTGGGGCCAATACGGTGCTGTCGCGCGGCGATGGCGAGACAATCCTGGCGGTGATGGGATCGGGCGTGGTGAATGCCAACCCGTTCCTGCGCAATTACACAGTGGCCGATCTGAAGGCCTGGGCAGATCGCAAGATGCGCGGTGCGGGATCAGGTGGTGGTGCTGTGGTCAGCGCGCCCCGGCCCGTGATGACCGCGGAGATGCGCGCCTATAAGGAGGTCATTGATCAGCTGTTGTCGGAGGCCGGATAG
- the tssH gene encoding type VI secretion system ATPase TssH gives MAEINIEKYAGKMNRAGYDAFLKAMRHARSEKNRNIEVVHWLFHVVANKDCDVSVTLNALSLDRGAVLKQLDAAMSRLDKNVTESPGISEGMSSTLNHAWTYATLFFGEAQIRTGHALLAMLNDKNLAREITRLSPILGGISVDTLGKESRNLWKESEEEDMRPMDGSGLSSGGGEGGAAGDPTASASTALGRFCKDMTAAAGDTDKIVGRDDEIRQIVDVLLRRRQNNPILTGEAGVGKTAVVEGFAQRLAAGDVPPKLKGTKLFEMDIQAMQAGASMKGEFEQRLKSLIDEVQSSPTPIILFIDEAHTLIGAGGAQGTGDAANLLKPALARGTLRTIGATTQSEYAKYFEKDPALTRRFQPVQVDEPDVDRCCYMLRGILNPMEAHHKVRISDEAIVAAVSLSHRYIPARQLPDKAVSLLDTACARVAVSQATIPARIADLKEAIVSLDVEMSSKTAQKDLGEENEERLAEAAEEKAAKEKELAEYEEKYAAEKIIVDRILALRAALTEAEGAEEEDAQAADPDEGAPATEEDTPAEDTAEGDNAPPPPAPEVSENIPADPDAIREEMLAEMAKLEAGNPDDRMVYSHVDEQAVASIISDWTGIPAGRMMADELDRILKLADHLKERVVGQDHGLKMIAKRIETNRAGLSNPNKPIGVFMLAGPSGVGKTETAIALAEELYGGEQNIITINMSEFQEAHSVSLLKGAPPGYVGYGEGGRLTEAVRRKPYSVVLLDEVEKAHPDIHEMFFQVFDKGIMEDGSGRPINFKNCLILLTSNVGTDVIMDATDQGRKNDEIDSEALAETLKPATLDVFPPALMGRIVTIPYFPLSTEALHGITNLKLKSVIKRLKEAHGANMTFSKDVLDHIVEQCRDPDSGGRMIDNIITNSILPDLSRQVLSKMVSGEEMQAVEVVLKDGAIAYEFS, from the coding sequence ATGGCTGAGATCAATATCGAAAAATATGCCGGGAAGATGAACCGCGCTGGCTATGACGCATTTCTCAAGGCAATGCGCCACGCCCGTTCCGAAAAGAACCGCAACATCGAAGTGGTGCATTGGCTGTTTCACGTCGTCGCCAACAAAGACTGCGACGTTTCTGTCACCCTCAACGCGCTCAGCCTTGATCGCGGGGCCGTCCTGAAGCAACTCGATGCAGCCATGTCCCGGCTCGACAAAAACGTCACTGAAAGCCCTGGCATCTCCGAAGGCATGTCATCGACGCTGAACCACGCTTGGACCTATGCGACGCTGTTCTTTGGCGAAGCGCAGATCCGCACCGGCCACGCCCTTTTGGCAATGCTCAACGACAAGAACCTCGCACGCGAAATCACACGGTTGTCCCCCATTTTGGGTGGCATTTCCGTCGACACCCTCGGCAAAGAAAGCCGCAATCTTTGGAAAGAATCCGAAGAAGAAGACATGCGCCCGATGGACGGTTCTGGCCTGTCTTCTGGTGGCGGCGAAGGTGGGGCCGCCGGTGATCCTACGGCCTCTGCTTCGACCGCGCTTGGCCGGTTCTGCAAGGACATGACCGCCGCTGCTGGTGACACTGACAAGATCGTTGGCCGCGATGACGAAATCCGTCAGATCGTCGATGTCCTGCTGCGCCGCCGCCAGAATAACCCGATTCTGACGGGTGAGGCTGGCGTGGGCAAAACTGCAGTGGTCGAAGGCTTCGCCCAGCGCCTCGCCGCCGGTGACGTGCCGCCCAAACTCAAAGGCACCAAGCTTTTTGAGATGGACATTCAGGCCATGCAGGCCGGTGCCTCGATGAAAGGCGAATTTGAACAACGCCTCAAATCCCTGATTGACGAGGTCCAATCCTCCCCCACACCTATCATCCTTTTCATTGACGAGGCACATACCCTGATCGGCGCAGGCGGCGCACAAGGCACCGGCGATGCCGCCAACCTGCTCAAACCAGCCCTTGCGCGCGGCACCCTGCGCACCATCGGTGCCACCACGCAAAGCGAATACGCCAAGTACTTCGAGAAAGACCCTGCCCTGACCCGCCGTTTCCAGCCGGTGCAGGTGGACGAACCCGACGTTGACCGCTGCTGCTACATGCTGCGCGGCATTCTCAACCCGATGGAGGCCCACCACAAGGTCCGCATCTCAGACGAGGCGATCGTCGCCGCGGTCAGCCTTTCGCACCGCTATATTCCCGCGCGGCAACTACCCGACAAAGCGGTCAGCCTTCTGGATACCGCCTGCGCCCGCGTCGCCGTCTCTCAGGCGACAATCCCCGCCCGTATCGCCGATCTGAAAGAGGCGATCGTGTCATTGGACGTCGAAATGTCCTCCAAGACCGCGCAAAAAGACCTTGGCGAAGAGAACGAAGAACGCCTGGCTGAGGCCGCCGAAGAAAAGGCCGCCAAAGAAAAGGAACTCGCGGAATACGAGGAAAAATACGCCGCCGAGAAGATCATCGTGGATCGCATCCTTGCCCTGCGCGCCGCGCTGACAGAAGCCGAGGGCGCAGAGGAAGAAGACGCCCAGGCCGCAGACCCCGATGAGGGCGCGCCAGCAACCGAAGAGGACACTCCGGCAGAAGACACAGCCGAGGGTGATAACGCACCACCACCCCCCGCACCCGAGGTCAGCGAAAACATCCCTGCCGACCCCGACGCCATCCGTGAAGAGATGCTGGCAGAAATGGCCAAGCTCGAGGCAGGCAACCCCGACGACCGCATGGTCTATAGCCACGTCGACGAACAGGCCGTGGCTTCCATCATCTCTGATTGGACAGGTATCCCTGCGGGCCGGATGATGGCCGACGAACTCGATCGGATCCTCAAACTCGCCGACCACCTGAAAGAACGTGTCGTGGGTCAGGATCACGGCCTCAAGATGATTGCCAAACGGATCGAAACCAACCGCGCGGGCCTGTCCAACCCCAACAAACCCATCGGTGTCTTCATGCTTGCCGGCCCCTCTGGCGTCGGTAAGACCGAAACTGCCATCGCGCTTGCCGAAGAGCTTTATGGCGGCGAACAGAACATCATCACCATCAACATGTCCGAGTTTCAGGAGGCACATTCTGTCTCGCTGCTCAAAGGCGCGCCTCCGGGCTACGTTGGCTACGGCGAAGGTGGTCGCCTGACCGAAGCGGTGCGGCGCAAGCCCTATTCGGTCGTTTTGCTGGACGAGGTTGAAAAGGCCCACCCCGACATCCACGAGATGTTCTTTCAGGTCTTCGACAAAGGCATCATGGAAGACGGCTCTGGCCGCCCGATCAACTTCAAGAATTGCCTGATCCTGCTGACATCCAACGTTGGCACAGACGTCATCATGGACGCCACGGATCAGGGCCGCAAGAATGATGAAATCGACTCCGAAGCGCTCGCAGAAACCCTCAAGCCCGCCACGCTTGATGTGTTCCCACCGGCGCTGATGGGCCGGATTGTCACGATCCCCTACTTCCCGCTCTCGACCGAAGCGCTGCACGGGATCACGAACCTCAAGCTGAAGTCGGTGATCAAACGCCTCAAAGAGGCGCATGGCGCCAATATGACCTTTAGCAAGGACGTGCTGGACCACATCGTCGAACAATGCCGCGACCCTGACAGCGGTGGCCGCATGATCGACAACATCATCACCAATTCCATCTTGCCGGACCTGTCGCGTCAGGTCCTGTCCAAGATGGTCTCGGGCGAAGAAATGCAAGCGGTCGAGGTCGTCCTGAAAGACGGCGCAATCGCATACGAATTCAGCTAA
- a CDS encoding caspase family protein, with amino-acid sequence MTDLARFGGVAGLCLAAGQAAAQDRNALVIANTGYAAEAALDGLRRDTEKMSEALFGLGFTVTRLENAAKSDIDAALADLAAKDGPGVVYYAGHGFALDGVSYVLPVGAAGETPEETAAASVQVVDLLGRDGARVVMLDTCHGAASQGIIGAGALDASLAEVAAVTPDLALFSAVPPGVACPAEQGDNLTAVLLDRLTVPGLPSSELLPPRPEPVVEIAEDGTETVISQAGLWAASTLPDPFVFRPATSGVALTQKDYEMLESVSPSARAQLLAMWQDAGIAVDFAGEVPEAPASVGTVTEETVVLMEPVRPVSVASAVSPVSVAASNVGQVQGDVSILTVAPQPVSSAPRPVPGAGGLPTPSIIVGYPEEVVEASFDVAPDDDGAAVGGSEVSAEDVALRRDFAENNRELYLNLVESGAFDPPEPQLARSIQTEMKRMNCYYAEIDGIWGGGSRRSVTLYFSQFGGEYAGQDPSIALWRQILLKDDVRCPDQVIAAPAPRQSTTQSAPRRQTTTQSAPRRATPAPAAPAPAAPARRTLSNTGGTGVFR; translated from the coding sequence ATGACCGATCTGGCTCGCTTTGGCGGGGTGGCGGGCTTGTGTCTGGCCGCTGGTCAGGCTGCAGCGCAGGACCGCAATGCGCTGGTCATCGCCAACACCGGATATGCCGCAGAGGCAGCATTGGACGGGTTGCGCCGGGATACCGAAAAGATGTCAGAGGCGCTGTTTGGCCTCGGCTTTACTGTTACGCGGCTGGAAAACGCAGCGAAGTCGGACATTGATGCAGCCTTGGCAGATTTGGCCGCGAAAGACGGGCCAGGTGTTGTCTACTATGCGGGACACGGCTTTGCGCTGGACGGGGTCAGCTATGTGCTGCCCGTCGGGGCCGCCGGCGAGACACCGGAAGAGACCGCAGCCGCGTCGGTGCAGGTTGTCGATTTGCTGGGACGCGACGGCGCGAGGGTTGTGATGCTGGACACCTGCCACGGAGCGGCGTCGCAAGGCATTATTGGCGCCGGCGCGCTGGATGCGTCCCTGGCCGAGGTTGCGGCTGTCACGCCGGATCTGGCGCTGTTCAGTGCGGTGCCGCCCGGGGTCGCCTGCCCGGCAGAGCAGGGCGATAACCTGACAGCGGTGCTGCTTGACAGGTTGACCGTGCCGGGGCTGCCATCATCGGAATTGCTGCCACCGAGGCCAGAGCCGGTGGTGGAGATCGCAGAAGACGGCACCGAAACGGTGATCTCGCAAGCCGGATTGTGGGCCGCATCGACGCTGCCGGACCCTTTTGTTTTCCGTCCCGCGACCAGTGGTGTGGCGTTGACCCAGAAGGACTATGAGATGCTTGAAAGCGTCTCGCCTTCGGCCCGGGCGCAATTGTTGGCAATGTGGCAAGACGCCGGGATCGCTGTGGATTTCGCTGGTGAGGTGCCAGAGGCCCCTGCCAGCGTCGGCACCGTGACAGAAGAAACCGTCGTGCTGATGGAACCAGTGCGCCCGGTCAGCGTGGCAAGTGCGGTGTCGCCCGTGTCCGTCGCGGCGTCCAACGTGGGGCAGGTGCAAGGCGATGTGTCGATCCTGACTGTGGCCCCGCAGCCTGTGTCGTCCGCTCCGCGCCCTGTGCCCGGCGCTGGCGGCTTACCAACACCGTCGATCATTGTGGGTTACCCCGAAGAGGTGGTCGAGGCGAGCTTTGACGTGGCACCAGATGATGATGGTGCAGCCGTGGGCGGATCGGAAGTCAGCGCCGAGGATGTGGCCCTGCGCCGCGACTTTGCCGAAAACAACCGAGAGCTTTACCTGAACCTTGTCGAGAGTGGCGCGTTTGATCCGCCAGAGCCGCAATTGGCCCGGTCGATCCAGACAGAGATGAAGCGGATGAACTGCTATTATGCAGAGATTGATGGCATCTGGGGGGGTGGGTCGCGCCGGTCGGTCACGCTCTATTTCTCGCAGTTTGGCGGCGAATACGCCGGGCAGGATCCGTCGATTGCATTGTGGCGTCAGATCCTGTTGAAGGACGATGTGCGCTGTCCTGATCAGGTCATCGCGGCCCCTGCGCCACGCCAGAGCACAACACAATCCGCGCCGCGTCGTCAGACCACAACGCAGTCCGCACCGCGCCGCGCGACGCCTGCGCCAGCAGCCCCTGCGCCTGCTGCACCGGCCCGCCGCACGCTTAGCAATACCGGCGGTACGGGCGTGTTCCGCTAG
- a CDS encoding CDGSH iron-sulfur domain-containing protein gives MGRKTYEGAEISVSFDMKRCIHARNCFLKLPDVFDPAQRPWVQPDNAPAEEIAAMVRTCPSGALTFAYADGRAEAAPKINRIAVLENGPLAVAGNVSVDGAEAETRVTLCRCGLSKTKPYCDYSHVDGGFEATGEPKVEVAGQVEESGGPIAALRIPDGPLKIEGNVELTTGTGHKMGQVGKAFLCRCGASKNKPFCDGSHKAAGFSDPV, from the coding sequence ATGGGACGCAAGACCTATGAAGGCGCTGAAATCAGCGTGAGTTTTGACATGAAGCGCTGCATTCATGCGCGGAATTGTTTCCTGAAACTGCCGGATGTGTTTGACCCCGCGCAGCGGCCTTGGGTGCAGCCTGACAATGCCCCGGCAGAGGAGATTGCGGCGATGGTGCGGACCTGCCCGTCAGGCGCGCTGACCTTTGCCTATGCTGATGGACGCGCTGAAGCGGCACCGAAGATCAACCGGATTGCGGTGTTGGAAAACGGGCCATTGGCGGTGGCTGGCAACGTGTCAGTCGACGGGGCCGAGGCCGAGACACGGGTGACGTTGTGCCGTTGTGGGTTGTCGAAGACGAAGCCCTATTGCGACTATTCCCACGTGGATGGCGGGTTTGAGGCGACGGGCGAGCCCAAGGTCGAGGTTGCGGGGCAGGTGGAAGAAAGCGGCGGGCCGATTGCTGCGCTGCGGATTCCTGACGGTCCTTTGAAGATTGAAGGGAATGTAGAATTGACGACCGGGACAGGTCACAAGATGGGGCAGGTCGGCAAGGCGTTTTTGTGCCGCTGTGGGGCGTCCAAGAATAAGCCGTTTTGCGACGGCAGCCATAAGGCCGCAGGGTTCAGCGACCCTGTTTAA
- a CDS encoding DUF1036 domain-containing protein, producing MPRFALSALFAPLFCALPMQAKAAFAVCNQSFDVVNVAIGQFEEDTFVTRGWWTIGPNQCANAIKDSLTARYIYVFAQDVFGNEIMNGSTPMCIGTNRFVIRGVEDCLIRGHLPANFVEVDTQQTERWTLFLTPQP from the coding sequence ATGCCCCGGTTCGCCCTCTCTGCCTTGTTTGCACCTCTGTTTTGCGCCCTGCCCATGCAGGCCAAGGCCGCTTTTGCCGTGTGCAATCAGTCATTTGACGTGGTCAACGTGGCCATCGGCCAGTTCGAGGAAGACACGTTTGTCACGCGCGGGTGGTGGACGATTGGCCCCAACCAATGCGCCAATGCGATCAAAGACAGCCTGACGGCGCGCTATATCTATGTTTTTGCGCAGGACGTCTTTGGCAATGAAATCATGAATGGCAGCACACCGATGTGCATCGGCACCAACCGGTTTGTCATTCGCGGGGTCGAAGATTGCCTGATCCGGGGGCATTTGCCTGCAAACTTTGTTGAAGTAGACACGCAGCAGACCGAACGCTGGACCCTCTTTTTGACGCCGCAGCCCTAG